One window of Rhizobium leguminosarum genomic DNA carries:
- a CDS encoding response regulator → MKSTGDILELACRRIADLDTPAYVKNSELRYVAVNEAYADFLGREISDFIGRRSRELFDRPEEEEREDRERRALVFGSEENAICFDAAGLGHERIQIESFSPSPERAYVLGIFEAREQPRRAVDVGQIPSDPRIAANPGISADFARVREALEKLDHPIGIFAGDGRPLIVNAAYRNGAKSVAPSDTGWHESVNERDLLRTIMEDLPVAVFVRDDKHRLVYANQYYETFGGYDRSQVLGMTEHEMFGPEDGEAIYQENRLALEDGLSKEIESQMPSKDGRIHPLISRVNRVVTPDGRTYVVGSFSDISPLKERETALIEAKKQEEVLHRDIESILRSLPVGVLILDNDHRILYVNDEFYSIWDLPPDDPFDGRPFIDLIRRNSELGRYDGTQTPDEIYAFRKHLFETDAPEPIELDWAGGKSVIFDSRRISNDRILLSYADITAVREREKEIHEARAALERLGEMMRDATHAMSQGLAIVQDGIIKLSNESLSEILRIPASYIEPGGGWIGLFDFCAARGDFHDAAAETLQGWRANIAAKQPISTVFHVAGERWVNMEATVSEGQHWVALFTDVTELKSREEELRQLLSRAEAADRAKSEFLANMSHEIRTPMNGVLGMAELLAKTNLDTRQKTFIDIIVKSGNALLTIINDILDFSKIDAGQMKLRKAAFDITEAVEDVATLLSSHAAEKNIELLVRAAPDLPAAVIGDAGRFRQIVTNLVGNAVKFTERGHVFVDVGFQTVAGGEILASIRIEDTGIGIPPEKLESVFDKFSQVDASSTRRHEGTGLGLAITAGLVDLFGGYLNVESEWGKGSVFTVNLPLAVAAARLEPKPLPINVQGARILVVDDNDVNRRILTEQLSLWGFDGVAAEGGGTGLAILEAAADLGITVDAVVLDYHMPDMNGADVARRLRADPRFVELPIIFLTSMDISGTEKEFAALNGHAHLMKPARANVLRNTVVEVVRAGRVKQVSEAEIARLQAQAVVPAPPPEPVPQQRATEFVDVLVAEDNEVNQIVFTQILQGTGLSFLVVDNGEQAVAAWQRHTPRIIMMDVSMPVMNGHEATRTIRAREKGQGHRVPIIGVTAHALESDRDLCLDAGMDDYMSKPISPELLEEKIRQWLVKDEQQPGRTSY, encoded by the coding sequence TTGAAATCAACCGGGGACATTCTGGAATTGGCCTGCCGCCGGATCGCTGATCTGGACACCCCGGCCTATGTCAAGAACAGCGAGCTGCGCTATGTCGCCGTCAACGAGGCCTATGCCGACTTCCTGGGCCGCGAGATTTCCGATTTTATCGGCAGGCGCAGCCGCGAGCTGTTCGACCGTCCCGAGGAAGAGGAGCGCGAGGATAGGGAACGCCGCGCGCTGGTGTTCGGTAGCGAGGAAAACGCCATCTGCTTCGATGCCGCCGGTCTCGGCCATGAGCGCATCCAGATCGAAAGCTTCTCGCCGTCGCCGGAGCGGGCCTATGTGCTGGGCATTTTCGAAGCGCGTGAGCAGCCACGCCGCGCGGTTGACGTCGGGCAGATTCCCAGCGATCCCAGGATCGCTGCCAATCCTGGGATTTCGGCCGATTTTGCCCGCGTGCGCGAGGCGCTGGAAAAGCTCGACCATCCGATCGGCATCTTTGCCGGGGATGGGCGCCCCCTGATCGTCAACGCCGCCTATCGCAACGGCGCAAAGTCGGTTGCTCCCAGCGATACGGGCTGGCACGAGAGCGTCAACGAACGCGATCTGTTGCGCACCATCATGGAGGACCTGCCGGTCGCGGTTTTCGTACGCGACGATAAACACCGCCTCGTTTATGCCAATCAGTATTACGAGACCTTCGGTGGCTATGACCGCTCGCAGGTGCTGGGGATGACCGAGCACGAAATGTTCGGGCCAGAGGACGGAGAGGCGATCTACCAGGAAAACCGCCTGGCGCTGGAAGACGGCCTGTCGAAAGAGATCGAAAGCCAGATGCCGAGTAAGGATGGCCGCATTCATCCGCTCATCTCGCGGGTCAACCGCGTCGTGACGCCGGATGGGCGCACCTATGTCGTCGGCTCCTTTTCCGATATTTCGCCGCTCAAGGAGCGGGAGACGGCACTGATCGAGGCGAAGAAGCAGGAAGAGGTGCTGCATCGGGATATCGAAAGCATTCTGCGCTCGCTGCCGGTCGGCGTGCTGATCCTCGATAACGACCATCGGATTCTTTACGTCAACGACGAATTCTACAGCATCTGGGATCTGCCACCCGACGATCCCTTCGACGGCCGCCCCTTCATCGACCTCATCCGCCGCAATTCCGAGCTCGGCCGCTACGATGGCACGCAGACGCCGGATGAGATCTACGCTTTCCGCAAGCACCTGTTCGAGACCGATGCGCCCGAGCCGATCGAGCTCGATTGGGCGGGCGGTAAATCCGTCATCTTCGACAGTCGCCGCATCTCCAACGACCGTATCCTGCTCTCCTATGCCGACATCACGGCTGTTCGCGAGCGGGAAAAGGAAATCCACGAGGCCCGCGCGGCGCTGGAGCGGCTCGGTGAGATGATGCGCGATGCGACGCATGCCATGTCGCAAGGGCTCGCCATCGTCCAGGATGGCATCATCAAGCTGTCCAACGAGTCGCTTTCAGAGATACTGCGCATTCCTGCCTCCTATATCGAGCCGGGCGGGGGTTGGATCGGGCTCTTCGATTTCTGCGCGGCGCGCGGCGATTTCCATGATGCAGCCGCCGAGACCCTGCAGGGTTGGCGCGCCAACATCGCGGCGAAGCAACCGATCTCCACGGTCTTCCATGTCGCAGGCGAACGCTGGGTGAACATGGAGGCGACGGTCAGCGAGGGGCAGCATTGGGTGGCGCTTTTCACCGACGTCACCGAGCTCAAGAGCCGCGAGGAGGAACTGCGCCAGCTTTTGTCGCGCGCCGAAGCCGCCGACCGGGCCAAATCCGAATTCCTCGCCAATATGAGCCACGAGATCCGCACGCCGATGAACGGTGTGCTCGGCATGGCGGAGCTGCTTGCCAAGACCAATCTCGACACGCGTCAGAAAACTTTCATCGACATTATCGTCAAGTCGGGCAATGCGCTGTTGACGATCATCAACGACATCCTCGACTTCTCGAAGATCGATGCGGGGCAGATGAAACTGCGCAAAGCCGCCTTCGACATCACCGAAGCGGTGGAGGACGTGGCGACGCTCCTATCCTCGCATGCTGCCGAGAAGAACATCGAGCTCCTGGTGCGGGCCGCACCGGATCTGCCCGCCGCCGTGATCGGCGATGCCGGGCGTTTTCGCCAGATCGTCACCAATCTCGTCGGCAATGCCGTCAAGTTCACCGAGCGCGGCCATGTCTTCGTCGATGTCGGCTTCCAGACGGTTGCCGGCGGCGAGATCCTGGCGAGCATCCGGATCGAGGATACCGGTATCGGCATCCCGCCGGAGAAGCTCGAATCGGTCTTCGACAAGTTCTCGCAGGTCGACGCTTCCTCGACCCGTCGGCATGAGGGAACGGGTCTCGGGCTTGCGATCACCGCCGGCCTCGTCGACCTCTTCGGCGGGTATCTCAATGTGGAGAGCGAATGGGGCAAGGGCTCGGTCTTCACCGTCAATCTCCCCCTTGCGGTGGCCGCCGCCCGCCTCGAGCCGAAACCGCTGCCGATCAACGTGCAGGGCGCGCGCATCCTCGTCGTCGACGACAATGACGTGAACCGGCGCATCCTCACCGAGCAGCTTTCGCTGTGGGGTTTTGACGGCGTGGCCGCCGAAGGCGGCGGCACCGGTCTTGCGATCCTGGAGGCGGCGGCCGATCTCGGCATTACTGTCGATGCCGTCGTGCTCGATTATCACATGCCCGATATGAACGGCGCCGATGTCGCGCGCCGGCTGCGCGCCGATCCCCGCTTCGTCGAGCTGCCGATCATCTTTCTGACGTCGATGGACATTTCAGGCACAGAAAAGGAATTCGCGGCCCTGAACGGTCATGCGCATCTGATGAAGCCGGCGCGCGCCAACGTGCTGCGCAATACCGTCGTCGAGGTCGTCCGCGCCGGCCGCGTGAAGCAGGTTTCAGAAGCCGAGATCGCCCGGCTGCAGGCGCAGGCGGTGGTGCCGGCACCGCCGCCTGAGCCGGTGCCGCAGCAGCGGGCGACTGAATTCGTCGATGTGCTCGTCGCCGAGGACAACGAGGTCAACCAGATCGTCTTCACGCAAATCCTGCAAGGAACGGGCCTCTCCTTTCTCGTCGTCGACAATGGCGAGCAGGCGGTCGCCGCCTGGCAGCGGCATACGCCGCGCATCATCATGATGGACGTCTCGATGCCCGTCATGAACGGCCATGAGGCGACCCGGACGATCCGCGCGCGCGAAAAGGGGCAGGGCCATCGCGTGCCGATCATCGGTGTCACTGCCCATGCGCTTGAGAGCGACCGCGACCTTTGCCTCGATGCCGGCATGGACGACTACATGTCGAAGCCGATCAGCCCCGAATTGTTGGAAGAGAAGATCCGGCAATGGCTCGTCAAGGACGAGCAGCAACCGGGGCGCACCAGCTACTGA
- the argS gene encoding arginine--tRNA ligase, with the protein MSVKSAALAALASAYKLNGLEAAPSIVRSTKPEFGDLQCNDMMPLAKATGKNTRALAASVAGPGFVNFRLSNETIAAEATAMLGDPTLGVEKESPVRTVIDFGGPNVAKALHVGHLRSFVIGESLRRILAEIGHDVISDIHLGDWGLQMGKLLYGAAIASGWQHGDPVPFIKDFSFDETSVEELGILYKSGNVASEDDTALAVARSLTNMLQDGHPILTTAWKRMREISLEAVSATAGQLGAHFDLFFGESDAHSEVAPMLDDLVSRGLARESDGALIIDVSGEGLPDNVPPLLLRKSDGAALYGTTDLATLRRRVRDIGAQRIIYCTDDRQALHIGSVFSAARSAGYAHGIELRHVTFGTVRGWNGKPFKTRDGSAASLGDMIELALAKAAEKVTDKHAATVVGLGALKFADLSTPRKTGYVFDIDKMTSFEGRTGPYLQYAYARICSILNKAASAGIVPGVTVSVSHPSERAVLVECLWYPHSLSEAARLLEPFEIAERAYQVADTFSRFYTDCAVLNGEDPPGRLATCKLVAQVIGRCLELLGMETVRRM; encoded by the coding sequence ATGTCCGTGAAATCGGCAGCGCTCGCCGCACTCGCATCCGCATATAAACTGAACGGCCTTGAAGCCGCCCCGTCCATCGTCCGGTCAACGAAGCCGGAATTCGGTGACCTCCAGTGCAACGATATGATGCCGCTTGCCAAGGCAACCGGGAAGAACACGCGCGCGCTGGCCGCCTCCGTCGCAGGTCCTGGTTTCGTGAATTTCCGGCTGTCGAACGAGACCATTGCCGCAGAGGCGACTGCGATGCTGGGAGATCCCACGCTCGGCGTCGAGAAAGAGTCCCCCGTCCGCACCGTCATCGACTTCGGTGGCCCCAATGTCGCGAAAGCCCTGCATGTCGGCCACCTCCGGTCATTCGTCATCGGTGAGAGTCTCCGGCGCATCTTGGCCGAGATCGGACACGACGTGATCTCGGACATTCACCTCGGCGACTGGGGTCTGCAGATGGGCAAGCTCCTGTACGGCGCTGCCATCGCCTCCGGCTGGCAGCACGGAGATCCCGTGCCTTTCATCAAAGACTTCTCTTTCGACGAAACGTCCGTCGAGGAGCTCGGGATACTCTACAAGTCGGGCAATGTGGCGAGCGAGGACGATACCGCGCTTGCGGTTGCCCGGTCACTTACAAACATGCTCCAGGACGGTCACCCCATCCTCACGACCGCATGGAAGCGGATGCGGGAGATCTCCCTCGAGGCGGTGTCAGCCACCGCCGGACAGCTGGGGGCGCATTTCGACTTATTTTTCGGCGAAAGCGACGCCCACTCCGAGGTCGCCCCTATGCTCGACGACCTCGTGTCACGCGGGCTTGCCCGGGAGAGCGACGGAGCGCTGATCATCGACGTCTCCGGCGAAGGACTACCTGACAACGTCCCGCCGCTTTTACTGCGGAAGAGCGATGGTGCCGCGCTATACGGCACCACGGATCTGGCGACGCTGCGGCGGCGGGTGCGGGACATCGGCGCGCAACGGATCATCTACTGCACTGATGACCGCCAAGCGCTCCACATCGGAAGCGTTTTCTCGGCTGCGCGGTCGGCAGGATATGCCCACGGAATTGAGCTGCGGCATGTGACCTTCGGTACCGTCCGGGGATGGAACGGGAAGCCATTCAAGACCCGCGACGGCTCCGCGGCGTCGCTCGGCGACATGATCGAGCTGGCGCTTGCGAAGGCCGCCGAGAAAGTGACGGACAAGCATGCGGCGACCGTGGTTGGCCTCGGCGCGCTGAAGTTCGCCGACCTATCCACCCCGAGGAAGACCGGATACGTCTTCGATATCGACAAGATGACCTCTTTCGAGGGACGGACGGGGCCGTACCTGCAGTACGCCTACGCGAGAATCTGTTCGATCCTTAACAAGGCAGCCTCGGCAGGCATCGTTCCGGGCGTCACGGTCTCGGTCAGCCATCCGTCGGAACGGGCGGTGCTGGTCGAATGCCTCTGGTATCCGCATTCGCTGTCCGAAGCCGCCCGGCTGCTTGAACCGTTCGAGATTGCCGAACGGGCATATCAAGTGGCGGACACCTTCAGTCGCTTCTACACGGACTGCGCGGTGCTGAACGGAGAAGATCCGCCCGGACGTCTCGCGACCTGCAAGCTGGTAGCGCAAGTGATCGGGAGGTGTCTTGAGCTTCTCGGAATGGAAACAGTGCGAAGGATGTGA
- the mnmD gene encoding tRNA (5-methylaminomethyl-2-thiouridine)(34)-methyltransferase MnmD: protein MTDVNPDQIGASAPQPLEWRDGDMPYSPAFGDHFYCQTDGRLECGHVFLAGNGLPERWNGRQEFVIGELGFGTGLNFAETWRQWKLHRATGQQLHFISFELHPMRGEEIGRALSHWPEIDAEREALTASWPQMPADTVSLDLDDQTRLNVVCGRALDGVAAAKPGVDAWYLDGFAPSRNGDMWSEELMRRVHEKTAPGGTFATYAAAGFVRRNLIAAGFTVERRQGFAGKREMLCGIKAPGG from the coding sequence ATGACGGACGTGAACCCCGATCAGATTGGCGCGAGCGCGCCGCAGCCGCTCGAATGGCGCGACGGCGATATGCCCTATTCCCCAGCCTTTGGCGACCATTTTTATTGCCAGACCGATGGGCGGCTGGAATGCGGCCACGTCTTTCTCGCCGGCAACGGCCTGCCGGAGCGTTGGAACGGGCGGCAGGAATTCGTGATCGGCGAACTCGGCTTCGGCACCGGCCTGAACTTCGCCGAGACCTGGCGGCAATGGAAGCTGCACCGCGCAACCGGCCAGCAGCTGCATTTCATCTCCTTCGAGCTCCACCCGATGCGCGGCGAGGAGATCGGTCGGGCGCTCTCGCACTGGCCGGAAATCGATGCCGAACGCGAGGCACTGACGGCGTCCTGGCCGCAAATGCCTGCCGATACCGTATCGCTCGATCTCGACGACCAGACGAGGCTCAACGTCGTCTGCGGCCGAGCGCTCGATGGTGTCGCGGCGGCAAAGCCCGGCGTCGACGCCTGGTATCTCGACGGCTTCGCCCCCTCGCGCAACGGCGACATGTGGTCGGAAGAACTGATGCGCCGCGTCCACGAAAAGACCGCGCCAGGGGGCACCTTCGCCACCTATGCCGCTGCCGGCTTCGTCCGCCGCAACCTCATCGCGGCAGGCTTTACCGTCGAGCGCCGCCAGGGCTTCGCCGGCAAACGCGAAATGCTCTGCGGCATCAAGGCGCCCGGCGGGTAA
- a CDS encoding NAD(P)/FAD-dependent oxidoreductase, whose amino-acid sequence MEKADNPQPAPGQSSCELLIVGGGIMGLWAAVHAERRGIATLIVDAGKLGGGASGGLLGALMPHMPDRWSEKKQFQFDALVSLEAEIAMLEAETGLSAGYRRSGRLIPLPKPHLNKIARAHSEDAERHWCASERRFHWHVLDSPPVNGWIEASAGESGFVHDTLAARVAPRSLTAALIAFLRQAKHVRILEHAAVTGVDPDRGTADIGGETITFSDCILAAGHQSFPLLQTVTPGLTCPLGQPVKGQAALLQADLDPALPTIFLDGLYVVAHEGGYVAIGSTSENRFDDPTSTDAQLDTLIAAAREIVPALREAPVVERWAGLRPKAIDRDPMIGRHPDHPRLIALTGGFKVSFGLAHRLAEAAICIAGDTDCEFLPPESFAISSHIAAASR is encoded by the coding sequence ATGGAAAAAGCCGATAATCCTCAGCCGGCCCCAGGTCAATCGTCCTGCGAATTGCTGATCGTCGGTGGCGGCATCATGGGTCTCTGGGCGGCCGTCCATGCCGAGCGCCGTGGCATCGCTACCCTTATCGTCGACGCCGGCAAATTGGGTGGAGGTGCGAGCGGCGGCCTGCTCGGCGCGCTGATGCCGCATATGCCGGATCGGTGGTCTGAGAAAAAGCAGTTCCAGTTCGATGCGCTGGTCTCGCTCGAAGCCGAGATCGCCATGCTGGAAGCCGAAACCGGGCTTTCGGCCGGTTACCGCCGTTCCGGGCGGCTGATCCCGCTGCCGAAGCCGCATCTCAACAAGATAGCGCGCGCTCACTCCGAAGATGCCGAGCGCCACTGGTGCGCAAGCGAGCGCCGCTTCCATTGGCACGTGCTCGACAGTCCGCCGGTCAACGGCTGGATCGAGGCATCCGCCGGCGAGAGCGGTTTCGTGCATGATACGCTCGCCGCCCGCGTTGCGCCCCGCTCACTGACTGCGGCGCTCATCGCCTTCCTGCGACAGGCAAAACATGTGCGGATACTGGAACACGCGGCGGTGACCGGTGTCGATCCCGATCGCGGCACGGCCGACATAGGTGGCGAAACCATCACTTTCAGCGACTGCATCCTGGCCGCCGGTCATCAGTCCTTTCCGTTGCTGCAGACGGTGACGCCCGGACTGACGTGTCCGCTCGGCCAGCCGGTCAAGGGACAGGCGGCGCTGTTGCAAGCCGATCTCGACCCGGCGCTGCCGACGATCTTCCTCGACGGGCTCTATGTCGTCGCGCACGAGGGCGGCTATGTGGCGATCGGCAGCACCAGCGAAAACCGCTTCGACGATCCCACATCGACCGATGCTCAGCTCGACACGCTGATCGCCGCGGCGCGGGAGATCGTGCCGGCGCTGCGCGAGGCCCCTGTCGTCGAGCGCTGGGCAGGGCTCCGCCCGAAGGCGATCGACCGTGACCCGATGATCGGCCGCCACCCCGATCACCCGCGCCTGATCGCGCTGACCGGCGGCTTTAAGGTCAGCTTCGGCCTTGCCCACCGGCTGGCAGAAGCGGCGATATGTATCGCAGGCGATACAGATTGTGAATTTTTACCGCCGGAAAGCTTCGCAATTTCAAGCCATATCGCGGCAGCTTCACGTTAA
- a CDS encoding DUF1045 domain-containing protein has protein sequence MRYAICFTPPASDPLSLVAASWLGRNVFSGDMVEPPAVRGLGIHEIAFHTAVPRRYGFHGVLKAPFHLSPSMPESQLLRDLMRFSGTFMPFQIPRIEVARLGNFYSLLPSTPCEQIQYLASAIVQEFDRFRAPLSEAEIERSDPDGLSAAQFSNLHRWGNPYVMEEFRFHMPVTGPVNAIDMARIEPALRTIFAPALSDPVTVSNVALMIEEGTGGPFRVHSLHPMGKVSARKIA, from the coding sequence ATGCGCTATGCCATTTGCTTCACGCCTCCGGCGAGCGACCCGTTATCGCTTGTGGCCGCCAGTTGGCTTGGCCGAAACGTGTTTTCGGGCGATATGGTGGAGCCCCCGGCAGTTCGCGGCCTCGGCATTCACGAGATCGCCTTCCATACCGCCGTGCCGCGGCGCTATGGTTTTCACGGCGTTCTGAAGGCGCCGTTTCACCTGTCTCCCAGCATGCCCGAATCGCAACTCCTGCGCGATCTGATGCGTTTTTCCGGGACCTTCATGCCCTTCCAGATTCCGCGCATCGAAGTCGCCCGGCTCGGCAATTTCTATAGCCTGCTGCCGAGCACGCCCTGCGAACAGATTCAGTATCTCGCTTCGGCGATCGTCCAGGAATTCGATCGTTTCCGCGCGCCGCTCAGCGAAGCCGAGATCGAGCGCAGCGATCCGGACGGGCTGTCGGCAGCGCAGTTTTCAAACCTGCATCGCTGGGGCAATCCTTATGTGATGGAAGAGTTCCGCTTTCATATGCCGGTGACAGGACCCGTCAACGCGATCGACATGGCGCGCATAGAGCCGGCGTTGCGGACGATTTTCGCGCCGGCCCTCAGCGACCCGGTGACGGTTTCGAACGTGGCGCTGATGATCGAGGAGGGCACGGGCGGTCCCTTCCGCGTTCATTCGTTGCATCCGATGGGCAAGGTCAGCGCGCGCAAGATCGCCTGA
- the puuE gene encoding allantoinase PuuE, producing the protein MVSETYPRNLVGYGRQTPDPKWPEEARVAVQFVINYEEGGESSILDGDPASENLLSEIVGAAAWPGQRNLNMESIYEYGSRAGFWRLWRMFTDLKVQATVYGVTLAMARNPEAVAAMKEAGWEIASHGYRWLEYKDFPEDLERKHILEAVRLHTELTGERPYGMYQGKPSDNTLRLVQEEGGFLYSSDSYADDLPYWVKGVDGKPFLIIPYTLETNDMRFATPQGFNTGDQFFTYLKDAFDTLYEEGKAGSPKMMSVGLHCRLVGRPGRAAALKRFIEYVLKHDKVWIPRRIEIAEHWHKHRQPDAI; encoded by the coding sequence ATGGTATCCGAGACTTATCCGCGCAATCTCGTCGGCTACGGGCGACAGACGCCCGATCCGAAGTGGCCTGAAGAGGCGCGCGTCGCCGTGCAGTTCGTCATCAATTACGAAGAGGGCGGCGAAAGCTCGATCCTCGACGGCGATCCGGCTTCGGAAAATCTGCTGTCGGAAATCGTCGGCGCGGCCGCCTGGCCGGGACAGCGCAATCTGAACATGGAATCGATCTACGAATACGGTTCGCGCGCCGGTTTCTGGCGGCTCTGGCGGATGTTCACCGATCTCAAGGTGCAGGCGACGGTCTACGGCGTGACATTGGCGATGGCCCGCAACCCCGAGGCTGTCGCGGCGATGAAGGAAGCCGGCTGGGAGATCGCCAGCCACGGTTACCGCTGGCTGGAATACAAGGATTTTCCGGAGGATCTGGAGCGCAAGCATATCCTCGAAGCCGTGCGCCTGCACACCGAACTTACCGGCGAGCGGCCCTACGGCATGTATCAGGGCAAGCCTTCCGACAATACGCTGCGGCTGGTGCAGGAGGAGGGCGGCTTCCTCTATTCCTCCGATTCCTATGCCGACGATCTGCCTTACTGGGTGAAGGGCGTCGATGGGAAACCCTTCCTGATCATCCCCTATACGCTCGAAACCAACGACATGCGCTTTGCCACACCGCAGGGCTTCAATACCGGCGATCAGTTCTTCACCTATCTGAAGGATGCCTTCGATACGCTCTATGAGGAAGGCAAGGCGGGCAGCCCGAAGATGATGTCGGTCGGCCTGCATTGCCGCCTCGTCGGGCGCCCGGGCCGGGCGGCGGCATTGAAGCGCTTCATCGAATATGTGCTGAAGCATGACAAGGTCTGGATTCCGCGCCGCATCGAGATTGCCGAGCACTGGCACAAGCACCGTCAGCCGGACGCGATCTGA
- the uraD gene encoding 2-oxo-4-hydroxy-4-carboxy-5-ureidoimidazoline decarboxylase has product MLSREDFVSRFGGVFEHSPFIAERAYDAGSVNEPLTAAGVHAALAAVFRAASRQERLRVLSAHPDLAGRLAISGELTEDSRKEQSGAGLDRLCPAEHARFTELNSAYVEKYGFPFIIAVKGLGKEDILEAFETRIGNGRDEEFSTATAQVEKIALLRLTSMLPEAE; this is encoded by the coding sequence ATGCTGTCGCGCGAGGATTTCGTTTCCCGCTTCGGCGGCGTCTTCGAACATTCGCCTTTCATCGCCGAGCGCGCCTATGATGCCGGCAGCGTGAACGAGCCGCTGACGGCGGCCGGCGTGCATGCGGCGCTTGCCGCCGTCTTCCGCGCGGCAAGCCGACAGGAACGTCTCCGCGTGCTCAGCGCCCATCCCGACCTTGCCGGGCGCCTTGCCATATCGGGCGAACTTACCGAAGACAGCCGCAAGGAGCAGTCCGGCGCCGGTCTCGACCGCCTGTGCCCTGCCGAGCACGCCCGCTTCACCGAACTCAATTCGGCCTATGTCGAAAAATATGGCTTTCCCTTCATCATCGCTGTCAAGGGGCTCGGCAAGGAGGATATCCTGGAAGCTTTCGAAACACGGATCGGCAATGGCCGGGACGAGGAATTTTCGACCGCGACGGCACAGGTCGAAAAGATCGCGCTGCTGCGTCTGACATCGATGTTGCCGGAGGCTGAATGA
- a CDS encoding HepT-like ribonuclease domain-containing protein: MKERRAIDYLNDMQKAASQALSFIGGMDEAAFAEDQLTFKAVAFCHFTIGAAASRLLVSHPEFATEHPNLPWARICGIGNRILDDVFDLDPSEIWEATYRTLPELLREIDAVRYWHAQGE; encoded by the coding sequence ATGAAGGAGAGGCGCGCTATCGACTATCTCAATGACATGCAAAAGGCGGCATCCCAAGCGCTGTCCTTCATCGGCGGAATGGATGAGGCGGCTTTCGCCGAGGACCAGCTTACCTTCAAGGCCGTTGCCTTCTGCCACTTCACCATCGGTGCTGCGGCATCCCGTCTGCTGGTGTCCCATCCGGAATTTGCCACCGAGCATCCCAATCTGCCGTGGGCCAGGATCTGCGGCATCGGTAATCGCATCCTCGACGACGTCTTCGATCTCGATCCCTCCGAAATCTGGGAAGCGACGTATCGAACGCTGCCGGAGCTTCTGCGCGAGATCGATGCCGTCCGATACTGGCATGCCCAAGGCGAGTGA
- a CDS encoding ureidoglycolate lyase gives MSQFLDIRPLTSSAFAPFGEVIEADPASMRLINGGTTERFHALAAAQATGEGARVIINLFRGQPRSFPYDIDMMERHPFGSQSFSPVSGRPFLVVVSEDESGRPGRPQVFSARGDQGVNYRQNVWHHPLMALGQVSDFLVVDRDGPGNNLEEFFFETPFVIKEPAP, from the coding sequence ATGTCTCAGTTTCTCGACATTCGTCCTCTCACCAGTTCCGCCTTCGCTCCCTTCGGCGAGGTGATCGAGGCCGACCCGGCCTCGATGCGGCTGATCAATGGCGGCACGACGGAGCGTTTCCATGCGCTGGCCGCGGCGCAAGCAACAGGCGAGGGCGCACGCGTCATCATCAATCTCTTTCGCGGCCAGCCGCGCAGCTTCCCCTATGACATCGACATGATGGAGCGCCATCCCTTCGGCAGCCAGAGCTTCTCGCCAGTCTCCGGCCGTCCCTTCCTCGTTGTCGTCTCCGAGGACGAGAGCGGTCGTCCGGGCAGACCGCAAGTGTTTTCCGCGCGCGGGGACCAGGGTGTGAACTACCGCCAAAATGTCTGGCATCATCCGCTGATGGCGCTTGGCCAAGTCTCCGATTTCCTGGTCGTCGATCGCGACGGGCCGGGCAACAATCTGGAAGAGTTCTTCTTCGAAACCCCCTTCGTCATTAAAGAGCCAGCCCCATGA
- the uraH gene encoding hydroxyisourate hydrolase, translating into MTGLTTHVLDTALGKPAERLRIDLFQLDGEIRRHVKTVETNADGRVDGGPILAGENFRAGTYELVFHAGDYLRASGTPLPHPAFLDLVPIRFGIADVTAHYHVPLLISPYGYSTYRGS; encoded by the coding sequence ATGACCGGACTGACCACCCATGTTCTCGATACCGCCCTCGGCAAGCCGGCCGAACGTCTCAGGATCGATCTTTTCCAGCTCGACGGCGAGATCCGAAGACATGTGAAGACGGTCGAAACCAATGCCGACGGCCGGGTCGACGGCGGCCCGATCCTGGCTGGCGAAAATTTCCGGGCCGGCACCTATGAGCTGGTCTTCCACGCCGGTGATTATCTGAGGGCCAGCGGCACCCCGCTGCCGCATCCGGCCTTCCTCGATCTCGTGCCGATCCGCTTCGGCATCGCCGACGTCACCGCGCATTACCATGTGCCGTTGCTGATTTCACCCTACGGCTATTCCACCTATCGAGGAAGTTAG